Proteins encoded within one genomic window of Pedobacter africanus:
- a CDS encoding DUF4998 domain-containing protein: MKKITKIVPIILAFIAVVLLLLPSCDKMDDIQRKYAEKEEQVYLGKVDSIKYFSGFGRAKITWYIGSDPKVEKTIIYWNMRKDSIVKEFVRKGPGVQKDSVIIENLPEGSTLFEFRNINNRGETSLYSSSTVNVWGSEFADGLRARNLTAFNFDYAQSLFTLNLSPSTRGDSVIYSEIVYKDKVGVEKTVRIERTTEQVQLPNFPDAGEFKFRTVFFPPQGVDIVYNKFKTYRAPEAVSNRGVKLSVTGRIASKYFTGEGQSLYEWNATGGIIRYAVNADGSLTQTASMASLVPRATYRDFFYYDEDRFIGINTAGAVSMHQIQNGQLIFVKATPSSANTFGTGFTMPRFLPGKGFFFSVLAASADVLTSGEVKAWYAKNDATFGAPNGITVGKGYSIYEPLTMFNNQSLLGVDVSGNLWSIPVTANGSLGSRSRIGTGWNRFKKIVAVGTSLLCMEENGNFYVFNNFNSTDKYWIVN, encoded by the coding sequence ATGAAAAAGATAACTAAAATAGTTCCCATAATATTAGCCTTCATAGCAGTCGTTTTATTATTATTGCCGTCTTGCGACAAAATGGACGACATTCAGCGAAAATATGCTGAGAAAGAAGAGCAGGTCTATTTAGGAAAAGTAGACTCCATTAAATATTTTTCGGGATTCGGAAGAGCAAAGATAACATGGTATATCGGCTCCGATCCCAAGGTAGAAAAGACCATTATCTACTGGAATATGAGGAAAGATTCAATTGTGAAAGAATTTGTACGTAAAGGACCAGGAGTCCAAAAGGACTCGGTGATCATTGAAAACCTTCCTGAAGGCTCCACACTTTTCGAATTCAGGAATATAAACAACAGAGGGGAAACCTCATTATATTCGTCTTCAACCGTCAATGTATGGGGTTCAGAATTTGCAGATGGCTTGCGTGCGAGAAATTTAACAGCGTTTAATTTCGACTATGCACAGTCACTTTTCACGCTAAATCTTTCGCCATCGACCCGCGGGGATAGTGTTATCTATTCAGAAATTGTTTACAAGGACAAAGTTGGCGTGGAAAAAACAGTGAGAATAGAGCGGACTACAGAGCAAGTTCAATTACCTAACTTTCCCGACGCCGGGGAGTTTAAATTCAGAACTGTTTTCTTTCCACCTCAAGGGGTAGATATCGTTTACAATAAGTTTAAAACCTATCGGGCACCAGAGGCAGTCTCGAACAGAGGTGTAAAACTTTCCGTTACAGGAAGGATAGCAAGTAAATATTTTACGGGCGAAGGACAAAGTTTATATGAGTGGAATGCTACAGGCGGCATCATTCGTTATGCTGTAAACGCGGACGGATCGTTAACCCAAACAGCATCCATGGCTTCGCTCGTTCCCCGCGCTACTTATCGCGATTTCTTCTATTACGATGAGGATCGGTTTATCGGTATTAATACCGCCGGTGCTGTGTCCATGCACCAAATTCAAAATGGCCAGCTAATTTTTGTAAAAGCAACGCCCAGTTCAGCAAACACTTTCGGAACCGGATTTACTATGCCGAGGTTTTTACCCGGTAAAGGTTTCTTCTTCTCAGTACTAGCCGCCTCGGCAGATGTATTGACTTCAGGGGAGGTAAAGGCCTGGTATGCAAAAAATGATGCTACATTTGGGGCGCCCAACGGAATTACCGTAGGAAAAGGATATTCTATTTATGAACCACTTACTATGTTCAATAATCAATCTCTTTTGGGGGTTGACGTCAGTGGAAATCTATGGAGCATTCCAGTCACGGCGAATGGTTCTTTAGGATCTAGAAGTCGTATCGGTACCGGCTGGAATCGATTCAAAAAAATAGTGGCTGTTGGAACATCGTTGCTTTGTATGGAAGAAAACGGTAATTTTTACGTATTTAATAATTTTAATTCGACTGATAAATATTGGATTGTAAATTAG
- a CDS encoding DUF4959 domain-containing protein yields MKKYRFIMAVLVLCTFFACKEEIDKPGGRWSSGPIEVDQITPINGGATITYKLPNDPDLLYVMAEYERNGKMFTEKSSVHKNTLTIEGFNTLDKVPFRLYMVNKQEQRSEPLELEFKPLESLISIAKNSLNMIPGFGGIVADWSNPKKTEFGVRLMVKDERDGLVTKEMYFSSSEKERRAFRGFNPKETTFAIAFEDKWGNISDTTVLKTTPFFETMVPKPYADFRSSIPYDNITNLSGRNISALWDNIVNTASHGWLTQSGGGSGISMTIDLKQVVKLSRIVIHGYHLNSVYGQANITQFEAWGSKTMDFTKLADRPYWLDEYAVRNKNIRDLDGINETTQLPARTFKDDWQYLGWHAIPRYDRMVPPDPQGALNLAANGTEYEIPLDAGPVRYIRIFVREIAGVMPPPVSNYWSMGEITVYGDNTVPQ; encoded by the coding sequence ATGAAAAAATATAGATTTATAATGGCGGTATTGGTTTTATGTACCTTTTTCGCCTGCAAAGAGGAAATTGACAAGCCGGGTGGCAGATGGTCTTCCGGACCAATAGAGGTTGATCAGATAACCCCTATTAACGGAGGAGCGACGATTACGTACAAACTCCCAAACGACCCCGACTTACTTTACGTGATGGCAGAATATGAGCGGAACGGGAAAATGTTTACCGAGAAATCGTCTGTTCATAAAAATACGCTTACAATCGAAGGATTTAATACGCTGGACAAAGTGCCATTCCGCCTGTACATGGTTAATAAACAGGAACAGCGTTCAGAGCCTCTTGAATTAGAGTTTAAGCCCCTGGAGTCACTTATCAGCATTGCCAAGAATTCTCTGAATATGATACCGGGATTTGGCGGTATTGTTGCGGATTGGAGTAATCCAAAAAAGACGGAATTTGGTGTCCGGTTGATGGTTAAAGACGAAAGAGACGGACTGGTAACCAAAGAAATGTATTTTTCCTCGAGTGAAAAGGAACGCCGCGCTTTTAGGGGCTTTAATCCAAAAGAGACTACTTTTGCGATCGCTTTTGAAGATAAGTGGGGAAATATATCGGACACGACAGTACTTAAGACAACTCCATTTTTTGAGACGATGGTACCGAAACCATACGCAGATTTTCGGTCAAGTATCCCTTATGACAATATCACTAATCTTTCTGGTAGAAACATTAGTGCACTATGGGACAACATTGTTAATACTGCCTCTCACGGATGGTTGACTCAATCCGGAGGCGGCAGCGGCATATCTATGACTATTGATCTCAAACAGGTTGTCAAGCTCAGCCGGATTGTTATTCATGGTTATCATCTCAACTCTGTTTACGGACAGGCAAATATTACTCAATTCGAGGCATGGGGATCAAAAACAATGGATTTTACTAAGTTGGCTGACCGTCCGTACTGGTTGGACGAGTATGCTGTCCGCAATAAGAACATCAGAGACCTCGATGGGATTAATGAAACCACCCAGCTTCCTGCCCGGACATTTAAAGATGACTGGCAATATTTGGGTTGGCATGCCATACCTCGCTATGACAGAATGGTTCCACCAGATCCACAGGGCGCATTAAACCTTGCGGCAAACGGTACGGAATACGAAATTCCACTGGATGCCGGCCCCGTGCGATATATTCGAATATTTGTACGTGAAATTGCAGGTGTAATGCCGCCTCCCGTAAGCAATTACTGGTCTATGGGAGAGATTACTGTTTATGGTGATAACACAGTTCCACAATAG
- a CDS encoding RagB/SusD family nutrient uptake outer membrane protein, translating into MRIIVAFSLMGIMSCKYLDVVPNDTATLDHAFSNRSVMDKFLRTCYSHLPDPTDPFYYPAYFTSRDEFDWRSDNRAGNTPAAQISRGLQNTNNPLQDYWTGGQGGKSMYRAIRDCNIFLENAHIPRDIDELERARWIAEVKFLKAYYHFFLMQLYGPIVLVKENLPLSATPEQTKVYREPVDECVNYIVQLLDEAAVDLPLALPDPTTEQGRISQTIVRGIKAKVLAWGASPLFNGNPDYAGWVDKRGKQLISSTPDPKKWERAAVAIKEAIDAAHEAGHRLYEFNKFAGGAQTFAMNDSLVQLMTVRKAITESIDRNPGVIWATQEQFANGKGGSTFAPLGNMLASLFPVLYSTDQPSYINYMSASWHMGELFYSNNGVPINEDKTYDYNNRYSLKRATSADHHQSYIATGEVTVLLHFFREPRFYANLGIDRGFFELSTTTTNGGVSFAPFIKSRPDEIGPAAGHGAYTPKKIIPFESSASQGDVNKRYTAHPYNFPLLRLSDLYLLYSEALNETKGQPDAEVYKWIDEVRAMAGLNGVVQSWQQAAFNPDAPANKNEMRKIIQRERLIELSFEGQRFWDVRRWKTAGQYWSLRPMSWTPSRETEQFYVPFVYSQVVRQVTFRDYLYPIRDYDLRINPNLVQTYGW; encoded by the coding sequence ATGAGAATAATAGTAGCCTTTTCTCTGATGGGAATTATGAGCTGCAAATACCTGGATGTGGTACCAAATGATACAGCGACATTGGACCACGCCTTCTCCAATCGCTCAGTAATGGATAAGTTTCTGAGAACATGTTACTCACACTTGCCAGATCCGACCGATCCGTTTTACTACCCTGCCTATTTTACCAGCAGGGACGAGTTTGACTGGAGGAGCGATAACAGGGCTGGAAATACGCCCGCCGCCCAAATTTCACGTGGACTTCAAAACACGAATAATCCGCTGCAGGATTACTGGACGGGGGGGCAGGGAGGTAAATCAATGTATAGAGCCATACGTGACTGCAATATTTTTCTAGAAAACGCACATATTCCCCGTGATATTGACGAACTGGAACGCGCCCGATGGATCGCCGAAGTGAAATTCCTGAAGGCCTATTACCATTTCTTTTTAATGCAATTGTATGGCCCCATCGTGTTGGTGAAAGAAAACCTGCCCTTATCGGCTACTCCTGAGCAAACGAAAGTATATCGCGAACCAGTGGATGAATGTGTAAACTATATCGTGCAGTTGCTGGATGAGGCGGCGGTTGATTTACCATTGGCACTTCCAGATCCGACGACAGAACAAGGCCGGATTTCCCAAACTATTGTAAGGGGTATTAAGGCGAAAGTCTTAGCCTGGGGAGCCAGCCCATTATTTAATGGTAATCCGGATTATGCAGGTTGGGTCGATAAGCGCGGGAAACAATTAATATCCAGTACTCCTGACCCTAAAAAATGGGAGAGAGCTGCGGTAGCCATAAAGGAGGCCATTGATGCTGCCCATGAGGCCGGGCACCGCTTATATGAATTCAACAAGTTTGCAGGTGGCGCCCAAACATTCGCGATGAATGACAGTTTGGTGCAGCTGATGACTGTCAGAAAGGCGATTACTGAATCGATCGACCGAAATCCAGGCGTAATCTGGGCCACGCAGGAACAATTTGCAAATGGTAAAGGCGGTTCCACCTTTGCTCCGCTGGGAAATATGCTTGCAAGTCTTTTTCCGGTATTGTATAGTACGGATCAGCCTAGTTATATCAACTACATGTCTGCTTCCTGGCATATGGGTGAATTGTTTTATTCAAACAACGGTGTTCCGATTAATGAAGATAAAACCTATGACTACAATAACAGATATAGCTTAAAACGGGCAACCTCGGCAGATCATCATCAATCTTATATTGCTACCGGCGAAGTAACCGTCCTTCTTCACTTCTTTCGGGAGCCGCGTTTTTACGCCAATTTAGGTATCGACAGAGGATTCTTTGAGCTATCCACTACCACTACCAATGGCGGCGTCTCATTTGCCCCCTTCATTAAGAGTCGTCCTGATGAGATTGGACCAGCAGCAGGCCACGGTGCATATACTCCTAAAAAGATCATCCCGTTCGAGTCATCCGCCAGCCAGGGAGATGTGAATAAGCGATATACAGCACATCCTTATAACTTTCCTTTACTGCGCTTATCAGATCTCTATTTGCTTTACAGCGAGGCACTGAACGAAACAAAGGGCCAGCCAGATGCAGAGGTCTACAAATGGATTGACGAGGTGCGCGCTATGGCGGGATTGAATGGCGTAGTACAGTCGTGGCAACAAGCGGCATTTAATCCTGACGCACCAGCAAATAAAAATGAGATGCGTAAAATTATTCAAAGAGAGCGCCTGATCGAGCTTTCGTTTGAGGGACAACGCTTTTGGGATGTACGCCGATGGAAAACGGCTGGTCAGTATTGGAGCCTCCGTCCTATGTCCTGGACTCCATCAAGAGAAACAGAACAATTTTATGTTCCTTTCGTCTATAGTCAAGTTGTACGCCAGGTTACATTTAGAGATTACTTATATCCTATCAGAGACTACGACTTACGGATTAATCCAAATTTGGTTCAAACGTATGGCTGGTAA
- a CDS encoding SusC/RagA family TonB-linked outer membrane protein, with protein sequence MRKKTTKFSLIGSIRWLGTMAVVIVPPFIPLSLGAKAVDMGKAASVTYGLNERMFLFQERIITGRVSDANEAGIIGAGIKVKGTKIATVSDLNGNFSITIPNNDAILEITSIGYASKEVPVKGLKEVRVTLQESTSTMDEVVITSFGTQKKESVVSAISTVRPGAMRNPSSNLTTALAGRVGGVIAYQRSGEPGLDNAEFYIRGVTTFSTSGKRDPLILIDGVEMATNDLARLNVDDIASFSVLKDASSAALYGARGANGVILVTTKVGAVDKLLINVRAEQSNSYNTKLAELADPVTYMKLHNEAVRTRNALVDLPYSSSKIRETELGTDPIRYPSVNWYDYLIDDKAINRRLNLNLTGGGQSVQYYLAANFQNDKGILKESEQNLVENNININRLQIRSNVTIKFAPTTTGVVRAYGSFDDRSGPFIPSMVDELGNTVSGGAAVFRAARNASPVKFLPFYPADAANEFTEHILFGMNPEMNFSNPWAQVVSSFQESKESMMLLQMEMDHKFTGNLEGLTVRGTFNAMRKAYYAQNRAYRPFFYSLANTIDGSYQLTPLNPDSGTEYLNFESQGRTVNASQYGELRMQYNKTFNKKHDLNALLVGTIRNETGTLQADARVSDDLQASLARRNISSAGRLSYGYDSRYFLELNFGYNGTERFAEQNRWGFFPSAGAGWMISNEPFMKGMQDVISTLKLRATYGKVGNDQIGSLFDRFFYLSQIDMNGAGYWFGLNRNYRSGISIDRYANDLITWEVAKKTNFGLELGLFKDLTLIADFFQETRSNILQTRVDIPTTMGLRVVPQANVGVARGKGLDVELTYNKHFTNGLSLMINGNFTYAASTVKKWEEPDYSDVPWRTRVGQKINQPIGYIAERLFIDEEEVNNSPRQLFGEYGAGDLKYKDINNDGQINSDDMVAIGYPTIPEIIYGNSFSVAYKAFDINFFIQGSARSSFFINPAGISPFLNQGQKALMQTIADDHWSETNRNIEAFWPRLSEYTISNNNQPSTHWLRNGTFIRLKQAEIGYTLPERLTKRARMSMMRVYLSGTNLFYLSKFKMWDPEMGGLGLGYPVQRVFNLGLNVKF encoded by the coding sequence ATGAGAAAAAAAACTACAAAATTTAGTTTAATCGGCTCAATCAGGTGGTTAGGTACAATGGCTGTAGTAATTGTGCCGCCTTTTATTCCCCTTTCACTTGGTGCAAAGGCTGTGGATATGGGTAAAGCGGCGTCCGTTACCTATGGTCTTAATGAACGCATGTTTTTGTTTCAGGAACGTATCATAACCGGCCGGGTCAGCGACGCTAATGAGGCTGGAATAATCGGAGCGGGTATAAAGGTTAAAGGAACAAAGATTGCTACAGTTTCGGATTTGAACGGAAACTTTTCAATCACGATTCCGAACAACGACGCCATACTGGAGATTACGTCTATTGGCTATGCGTCAAAAGAAGTGCCCGTTAAAGGCTTAAAGGAAGTCCGTGTCACCTTGCAAGAGTCAACATCTACTATGGACGAGGTTGTCATAACCTCTTTTGGTACACAAAAAAAGGAAAGTGTGGTCAGTGCCATCTCAACAGTTCGACCTGGTGCCATGAGAAACCCGTCAAGTAACCTAACGACTGCTTTGGCGGGAAGGGTTGGTGGAGTGATCGCTTATCAACGGTCCGGAGAACCAGGGCTCGATAATGCTGAATTTTACATCCGCGGCGTTACGACTTTTAGTACATCAGGTAAACGAGATCCGCTGATCCTGATTGACGGTGTAGAAATGGCAACAAATGACCTCGCCCGGTTGAACGTAGACGACATCGCATCCTTTTCCGTACTAAAGGATGCCAGTTCCGCGGCACTGTATGGCGCACGTGGAGCAAACGGCGTGATTCTCGTGACAACAAAGGTAGGGGCAGTAGACAAATTGTTGATCAACGTAAGAGCTGAGCAGTCCAACTCTTACAATACCAAGTTAGCCGAACTGGCCGATCCTGTTACCTACATGAAACTTCACAACGAAGCGGTGCGAACACGCAACGCCCTCGTAGATCTACCCTATTCTTCTTCGAAAATCAGGGAAACAGAGCTGGGCACCGATCCGATTCGATATCCATCTGTAAACTGGTATGACTATTTAATAGACGATAAGGCGATCAACCGCCGTCTTAACCTGAACCTCACCGGTGGGGGACAGTCTGTACAGTATTACCTGGCTGCCAACTTTCAGAATGACAAGGGAATACTAAAAGAAAGCGAACAAAATCTAGTCGAGAATAACATCAATATCAATCGGCTTCAGATACGCTCGAATGTGACCATTAAGTTTGCACCAACCACTACTGGTGTTGTGCGTGCATACGGATCATTTGATGATCGGAGTGGCCCTTTTATTCCCAGTATGGTAGACGAGTTGGGCAACACAGTATCGGGCGGCGCGGCAGTATTCCGCGCGGCGCGAAATGCATCGCCGGTGAAGTTCCTCCCATTTTATCCGGCAGACGCAGCCAACGAATTTACTGAGCATATCCTTTTCGGTATGAATCCGGAAATGAATTTTTCCAACCCCTGGGCGCAAGTGGTGAGCTCATTCCAGGAATCGAAAGAGTCTATGATGCTGCTGCAAATGGAAATGGATCATAAATTTACCGGGAATCTGGAGGGTTTAACTGTAAGAGGAACATTCAACGCGATGCGAAAAGCGTATTATGCACAAAACCGCGCGTATCGTCCATTTTTTTACAGTCTTGCAAATACCATAGACGGTTCTTACCAGTTAACGCCGCTCAATCCAGACAGCGGTACTGAGTATCTGAACTTTGAAAGTCAGGGCAGGACGGTCAATGCGTCCCAGTACGGTGAACTTCGCATGCAGTACAATAAAACCTTTAATAAAAAGCATGATCTCAATGCCTTATTGGTTGGTACAATCAGGAACGAAACTGGTACCCTTCAAGCTGATGCGAGGGTGTCTGATGACCTTCAGGCCTCTCTCGCAAGAAGGAATATCTCTTCAGCCGGCAGGTTATCTTATGGATATGATTCTCGCTACTTTCTGGAACTAAACTTTGGATATAACGGTACCGAACGTTTCGCCGAGCAGAACCGCTGGGGATTTTTTCCTTCTGCCGGCGCTGGGTGGATGATCAGCAATGAACCGTTTATGAAGGGTATGCAGGATGTGATATCTACTTTAAAATTACGTGCTACGTATGGTAAGGTCGGAAACGATCAGATAGGCTCTTTGTTTGATCGGTTTTTCTACCTGTCTCAGATCGATATGAACGGGGCCGGATACTGGTTTGGTCTGAATAGAAACTACCGTTCGGGTATTTCTATTGATCGGTATGCCAACGACCTGATAACCTGGGAAGTTGCTAAAAAGACAAATTTTGGTTTAGAGCTTGGATTGTTCAAGGATCTGACGCTTATAGCAGACTTTTTTCAGGAAACCCGAAGTAATATTCTTCAGACCCGGGTAGATATACCAACTACGATGGGTCTTCGGGTAGTCCCTCAGGCAAATGTTGGAGTGGCCCGGGGAAAAGGATTGGATGTGGAGCTAACATACAACAAACACTTCACTAACGGTTTATCGTTAATGATAAATGGCAATTTCACTTATGCAGCCAGCACAGTTAAGAAGTGGGAAGAACCAGATTATAGTGATGTTCCATGGCGTACCCGCGTTGGACAGAAGATTAACCAGCCGATAGGTTACATTGCCGAGCGACTGTTCATTGATGAGGAAGAAGTAAACAACTCGCCCAGACAATTATTTGGAGAATACGGTGCAGGAGATCTTAAATATAAGGACATCAACAATGACGGTCAGATCAATTCGGACGATATGGTAGCCATTGGTTACCCGACTATTCCTGAGATCATTTACGGAAACTCGTTCTCGGTAGCATATAAAGCCTTCGACATCAACTTCTTTATTCAAGGATCCGCTAGATCCTCCTTCTTTATAAACCCCGCTGGTATCTCTCCCTTCCTTAACCAGGGACAAAAAGCGCTGATGCAAACGATCGCAGACGATCATTGGTCTGAAACGAACAGGAATATAGAAGCATTCTGGCCCCGCCTATCTGAGTACACCATCTCAAATAACAATCAGCCGAGTACGCATTGGCTGCGAAACGGAACCTTTATACGACTAAAACAGGCGGAAATAGGCTATACTTTACCCGAGCGGTTGACTAAAAGGGCCCGCATGAGTATGATGCGGGTGTACCTCAGCGGGACCAATTTGTTTTACCTTTCTAAGTTTAAGATGTGGGATCCGGAAATGGGCGGACTAGGCCTGGGATATCCGGTTCAGCGCGTGTTTAACTTAGGTTTGAATGTTAAATTTTAA
- a CDS encoding beta-N-acetylhexosaminidase encodes MRMKPVFFLLCLFGLNHLDAAYSQSISVIPQPLNMQVLPGKFRINNFTKITYDADNSDLKSIGLQFSDQVKKLTGYALKVLPAAGAAGSNVIVLTTRNSVDSLGDEGYILVANTTSVRISGKKANGVFYGAQTLYQLLPVKGNSCAFVKAPLIPAVKIADKPRFGWRGMMLDVGRYFYSVEFVKKYIDYLALHKLNVFHWHLTEDHGWRIEIKKHPRLTAVGAWRNGTQFANNQIDNTPHGGFYTQDQIRDIVAYARKRYVTVVPEIEMPGHATAALVAYPKVSCTGGPFKMLVGWGIQKEVFCAGKEETFNLLEDVLTEVVALFPGKLIHIGGDECPKDRWKVCPDCQARMKKENLKDEHELQSYFIRRIEKFLTTKNKSIIGWDEILEGGLAPNAAVMSWRGTEGGIAAARQAHDVVMTPYDFLYLDYYQGEPYLEPKAIGGNLQLEKVYNYEPVPAVLTAEEAKYIKGVQGNVWAEFIHSPEKVEYMAFPRAAAMAELAWTIPARKSWTDFSRRIEKQYQRYDDLGINYAKSAYNVWHTVSVDSLGNKATVSFKTNSYQPQIRYSLDGSMPTVHSLVYSKPFEVKLPVTIKAATFKEGRRMGAVSSRSIFIDQNKQSK; translated from the coding sequence ATGAGGATGAAACCCGTATTTTTTCTATTGTGCCTGTTTGGGCTCAACCACCTGGATGCTGCATACAGCCAGAGCATTTCTGTGATCCCGCAACCACTAAATATGCAGGTGCTCCCCGGCAAATTTAGAATTAACAACTTTACTAAAATTACTTACGATGCTGACAATTCCGACCTGAAGTCGATTGGTCTTCAATTTTCTGATCAGGTAAAAAAACTAACTGGTTACGCTTTAAAAGTACTCCCGGCTGCTGGTGCCGCAGGCAGCAATGTCATTGTGCTGACCACCAGAAACTCGGTAGATAGCCTGGGCGACGAAGGTTATATTTTAGTTGCCAATACAACTTCGGTACGCATCAGTGGCAAAAAAGCAAACGGTGTATTTTATGGTGCACAAACCTTGTACCAGCTCTTGCCGGTAAAGGGTAACAGTTGTGCCTTTGTTAAAGCGCCGCTGATCCCGGCCGTAAAAATTGCCGATAAGCCGCGTTTTGGCTGGAGAGGCATGATGCTGGATGTGGGCCGGTATTTTTACTCGGTTGAGTTTGTTAAAAAATACATCGACTACCTTGCTTTACATAAGTTGAATGTGTTTCACTGGCATTTAACCGAAGACCATGGCTGGCGCATCGAAATTAAAAAACATCCAAGGCTTACTGCCGTTGGGGCATGGCGTAATGGAACGCAATTTGCGAACAACCAAATCGACAATACCCCTCACGGGGGCTTTTATACGCAGGATCAGATAAGGGACATTGTGGCCTATGCGAGAAAACGTTACGTAACGGTGGTTCCTGAAATTGAAATGCCGGGTCATGCTACCGCAGCACTGGTGGCTTATCCTAAGGTTTCCTGCACTGGCGGGCCGTTTAAAATGCTGGTAGGATGGGGCATACAAAAAGAAGTTTTCTGCGCCGGAAAAGAAGAGACCTTTAATTTACTGGAAGATGTGCTTACAGAAGTTGTCGCACTATTTCCTGGTAAACTCATCCACATTGGTGGTGATGAATGCCCTAAAGACCGCTGGAAAGTTTGTCCGGATTGCCAGGCCAGGATGAAAAAGGAAAACCTGAAAGACGAGCATGAGCTGCAAAGCTATTTCATCAGGCGGATAGAAAAATTCCTGACCACTAAAAATAAAAGCATTATCGGATGGGATGAGATCCTGGAAGGCGGCCTGGCACCTAATGCCGCTGTTATGTCCTGGAGGGGTACCGAAGGTGGTATTGCTGCAGCCAGGCAAGCACACGATGTAGTGATGACCCCTTACGATTTTCTTTACCTGGATTATTATCAGGGCGAACCTTACCTGGAGCCAAAAGCGATAGGGGGCAATCTGCAACTGGAAAAGGTATACAACTATGAGCCGGTCCCTGCGGTGCTTACCGCCGAAGAGGCAAAATACATAAAAGGGGTACAGGGTAATGTATGGGCCGAATTTATCCATTCACCCGAAAAAGTAGAATACATGGCCTTTCCACGTGCTGCCGCAATGGCGGAACTGGCCTGGACCATACCAGCCAGAAAGAGCTGGACTGACTTTAGCCGCAGAATTGAAAAGCAATACCAGCGTTACGATGACCTGGGTATCAATTACGCCAAAAGTGCCTATAATGTATGGCATACGGTAAGTGTTGACAGCCTGGGCAATAAAGCAACGGTATCTTTCAAAACCAATAGCTATCAGCCTCAGATACGTTACAGTCTGGATGGTTCCATGCCAACTGTACATTCGCTGGTATACAGCAAGCCCTTTGAGGTTAAGCTGCCTGTAACCATTAAGGCTGCTACTTTTAAAGAAGGACGCCGCATGGGGGCAGTCAGTTCCAGGTCAATATTTATAGATCAGAATAAGCAAAGTAAATAG
- a CDS encoding lytic transglycosylase domain-containing protein, protein MIKKHIITCTVIIALLVMAKVFAYNMPQAAKSNSKDEKSTTKKDTVTTKIRKPLSLMAQLNFAEESLPLGDTKVERKMKKTLAAHYFSNLQTNSLHRKAAEWFPIIEPILAAYGIPEDFKYVPLVESGLDGGTSPKGAAGFWQFMPGTARMYGLKVNSKVDERKNLRKSTVAAAKYIKELYGIFDSWTLVAAAYNVGDSHMKRQINRQHQDNYFKMKLNRETGGYVYKLISMKEIMEDPVRYGYRAPRALLAYNAEKAEARQSE, encoded by the coding sequence ATGATAAAGAAACACATAATAACATGTACGGTAATTATAGCATTACTGGTTATGGCAAAAGTGTTTGCTTACAACATGCCCCAAGCAGCGAAAAGTAATTCAAAAGACGAGAAAAGTACAACAAAAAAAGATACAGTAACAACAAAAATCAGGAAGCCATTATCTCTTATGGCTCAGTTAAATTTTGCAGAAGAGTCGTTGCCTCTTGGAGATACCAAGGTGGAACGTAAAATGAAAAAGACCCTTGCTGCACATTACTTCAGTAATCTGCAAACCAACAGCCTGCATAGAAAAGCAGCAGAATGGTTTCCGATCATAGAACCTATCCTTGCCGCTTACGGCATTCCGGAGGATTTTAAATATGTTCCTTTGGTAGAATCAGGACTGGATGGAGGCACATCGCCTAAAGGCGCTGCGGGTTTTTGGCAGTTTATGCCCGGAACGGCCCGTATGTATGGCTTAAAAGTGAACTCGAAAGTGGACGAACGCAAAAACTTGCGTAAGTCTACGGTCGCAGCGGCAAAATACATCAAAGAACTTTATGGGATCTTTGACAGCTGGACTCTGGTAGCAGCAGCCTATAATGTCGGCGACAGCCACATGAAGCGCCAGATCAACAGACAACATCAGGACAATTATTTCAAGATGAAACTGAACCGCGAAACAGGTGGTTATGTTTACAAATTGATTTCCATGAAAGAGATCATGGAGGATCCTGTGCGCTATGGCTACAGAGCGCCGAGGGCTTTACTGGCTTATAACGCTGAAAAAGCTGAGGCCAGGCAGTCGGAATAA